GCGGCTGTCGAAGGATCCCGGCACGGTGGTGATCGAAGGCATCGCTGCCGGCCACCTCTCGATCACCAAGCGACGCAAGCTCGGCGCCGCCTTCGTACCGGAGGAGCGGCTCGGCCATGGCACCGCGCCGCGCATGAGGCTGTCGGAGAACGCGCTGCTCACGGGACATGCGGCCTCTGGCATGGTCCATCGCGGCTTCATCGACACTGCGGCCACGCTGAAGACCGTCGACCGCGCCACCGAGACCTTCGACGTCCGCAAGGCCAAGCGCGATCCGGAGGCCGCGAGCCTCTCCGGCGGCAATTTGCAAAAATTCATCGTCGGCCGCGAAATCCTGCGCAACCCTGCGGTGCTCGTGGTGAGCCAGCCGACCTGGGGCGTCGATGCCGGTGCTGCCGCCGTCATTCGCCAGGCCTTGCTCGATCTGGCTGCGGCTGGCGCGGCCGTGCTGGTGACCAGCCAGGATCTCGACGAGCTCGCCGAAATCGCCGACCGCATCGCCGTGATGTTCCATGGCCACCTCTCGGAACCGCTCGCCACGCGCGACGCGACACGCGAAAAGCTCGGCCTGTTGATGGGCGGCAGCAGCCTGGAGCCGAAGGAGGCCGCACATGCAGTTGGTGCTTGAGAAGCGCGCCGAGCGCTCCAACACGATCGCGCTGGTCTCCCCGCTGATCGCGATCGGCTTGACGATCGTGACCATGACCATCCTGTTCTTGATCCTCGGCAAGAATCCGCTGCTAGCGCTGCATGCCTATTTTATCGCACCTTTGACCGACAGCTATTCGCTCCAGGAGATCGCTGTGAAGGCGACGCCGTTAGTGATGATCGCGATCGGGCTGTCGCTCTGCTATCTCGCCAACGCCTGGAACATCGGCGCCGAAGGCCAATTCCTGATCGGCGCGGTCGCCGGAAGCTGGATCGCCGTGAAGACGCAAGGCACCGACGCCGGCGCCTGGGTGCTGCCGGCGATGCTCGTGCTCGCGGCCGCCGCAGGCGCGCTCTATGCGCTGATCCCGGCGATCTGCAAGGTGAAGTTCGGCGCCAGCGAAATCCTGACCAGCCTGATGCTGGTCTATGTCGCCGATCTCTTCCTCGACTATCTCGTGCGCGGGCCGTGGCGCGATCCGAACGGCTTCAACTTCCCGACCACCGCCGAGTTCGATCCGGTCGCCACCGTGCCGCTGCTGATCGAAGGCGGCCGGCTGCATCTCGGTTCCATCATCGCGCTGCTGGTGGTCGCAGCAGCCGCGATCCTGCTCGGGCGCACCATCAAGGGTTTTGAAATTCGCGTGGTGGGTGCTGCGCCGCGCGCCGCGCGGTTCGGCGGCTTCAACGCCAACCAGCTGATCATCCTGACCTTCGCGGTCTCCGGCGCGCTCGCCGGCCTTGCCGGCATCATCGAGGTCGCCGGCCCCGTCGGACATCTCCAGCCCGGCATCTCGCCCGGCTACGGATTCACCGCAATCATCGTTGCCTTCCTCGGCCGGTTGAACCCGATTGGAATATTAATTGCAGGCCTTTTTCTCGCACTGACCTTTATCGGCGGCGAGCAGGCGCAGATCGCAATGAAGATCCCGTTGGACGTCACCAAGGTCTTCCAGGGCATCCTGCTCTTCTACGTGCTCGCTTGCGATTCGCTCATTCTGTATCGCTTCAAGCTCGTCTTCCCGAACCGTCAGGTGGCCCGTGGAGCTGGTTGAAGCCATCATCCTGTCGGTGCTCGCCGCATCGACACCGCTCCTGATCGCCGCGACCGGCGAGCTCGTGACCGAGCGCTCCGGCGTGCTCAACCTCGGCGTCGAGGGCATGATGATCGTTGGCGCGGCCTGTGGCTTTGGCGGAGCCTGGCTCACCGGATCGATCTTCATCGGCGCGCTGCTCGGCATGGTCGCGGGCACCCTGATGTCGCTGATCTTCGCGCTGATGGCGCTCGGCCTCGCCGTCAACCAAGTCGCGACCGGCCTCGCGCTGACAATCCTCGGCGTCGGTCTCTCCGGCCTGATCGGGGCCGGCTTTGTCGGCGAGCGCATCACGCCGGCGATGCATCTTTACATTCCCGGACTCACCGACATTCCGCTGATCGGCCGCGTGCTGTTCGGCGAAGACGCCTTCGTCTATTTCTCGCTGGCGCTGATCATCGGCGTCTGGTGGTTCCTGTATCGCACGCGTGCGGGCTTGATCCTGCGTGCCTGCGGCGACAACCACGTCTCCGCGCATGCGCTCGGCTATCCCGTGCTGCGCATTCGCACCCTCGCCGTGATGTTCGGCGGCGCCTGCGCCGGACTTGCGGGTGCCTATCTGCCGCTCGCCTACACGCCGTTCTTCATTCCCGGCATGACCGCGGGTCGCGGCTGGATTGCGCTGGCGCTGGTCGTGTTCGCGTCGTGGCGGCCGGGCCGGCTGGTCCTCGGTGCTTATCTCTTCGGTGCGGTGACGATCCTGCAACTGCACGCGCAAGGCTGGGGCGTCGGCATTCCCTCGCAGTTCATGTCGGCGCTGCCTTATCTCGCGACCGTCATCGTGCTGGTCCTGTTGTCCCGCGCGCGCACCGGCGGCTCGACCGCTCCGGCTGCGCTCGGCACCGTGTTCGTGCCTGACCGCTAGCGTTTCATTTCCGCGGCATGCGCGATGGGGCGCGCACGTTGCGGATCGTGGCTTTCCCCTGATGTTTGGAGATTGATGATGAGGAAATCACTTCTTGCGCTGGCTGCCGGCCTTCTACTTGCCGGGAGCATCAGTGCAGCCTCAGCTGCCGACAAGCTGAAAGTCGGCTTCATTTACCTCGGCCCGATCGGCGATCTCGGCTGGACCTACCAGCACGAGCTCGCTCGCCAGGCGCTGGTGAAGGAGTACGGCGACAAGATCGAGACCACCTATCTCGAGAACGTGCCCGAAGGTCCCGACGCCGAGCGCGCGATCGAGCAGCTCGTGCGCGCCGGCAACAAGCTGATCTTCACGACCTCGTTCGGTTATATGGATCCGACGTTGAAGGTCGCGAAGAAATATCCGAACGTGCATTTCGAGCATGCCACCGGCTACAAGCGCGACAAGAACATGTCGACCTATTCGTCCAAATGGTACCAGGGCCGCTACATCCAGGGCTTGATCGCAGCCAAGATGTCGAAGTCCGGCGTGCTCGGCTATATCGGTTCGTTCCCGATTCCGGAGGTCGTCTCCGGCATCAACGCGACGATGCTGGCGGCACAGACCATCAACCCGAACATCAAGGTCAAGATCATCTGGGCCAACACCTGGTTCGATCCGGGCAAGGAAGCCGACGCCGCCAAGGCGCTGATCGACCAGGGCGCCGACGTCATCATGCAGCACACGGATTCACCTGCGGCGATGCAGATCGCAAGCGAACGCGGCAAGTTCGCCTTCGGCCAGGATTCCGAGATGATCAAGTTCGGGCCCAAGACTCAGCTGACCTCGATCCTCGACACCTGGGCGCCCTACTACATCGCCCGCGTCAAGGCCGAGCTCGACGGCACCTGGAAGTCGGAGGACGTCTGGGGCGGCCTCGACAGCCACATGTTCGCGATGGCGCCCTATACCAATATGCCTGACGACGTGAAGAAGATCGCCGAGGATGCCCAGGCGGCGATCAGCGCCGGCAAGCTGCATCCGTTCAAATGCCCGGTCGTTGGGCAGGACGGCAAGGAGATCGAGTGCAAGGGCGGCGCCAATCTCGCCGACGGCCAGATCCTCGGCATGAATTTCTACGTCAAGGGCATCGACGACAAGCTGCCGGGCAAGTAGCACGCTTCTTGCATTGACTAAATCACCTGCTCCTCCCGGAGGAGGTTCGGAGGGGGTGGCCAGAAGCACCCGGCACTTGTGGTCGCCCCCTCTTTCTATCTTATCCCGCCTGCATCGCCCGCGCCGCGGAGCTGTGGCGTCGGATGAGTTCCACGACGTCCAGTCCCGGGATCGCCCCGTCGACCACGGCCCAATTTCCCGCCACCATCACTCGATCGGCCCGATGCGCGCCGCACAGCACCAGTGCGGCCAAGGGATCGCCGTGGCCGGAGAAGCGCAGCTCGTCAAGCTTGAACAGCGCGAGATCAGCCGCCTTGCCGACCGCGATCTCGCCGAGTTCCGGACGCCCGACGCAGGCCGCCGAGCCCTTGGTGGCCCAGCGCAGCGCGTCCTTGTGACTGACCTTGGTCACGCCGTACCGTGCCCGTTGCAGCAGGAAGGCTGCACGCACCTCCTGCATCAGGTTCGATCCGTCGTTGGACGCCGAGCCGTCGACGCCGATCCCGATGCCGACGCCAGCCTCTTCCATCTCGCACACCGGACAACAGCCGGAGGCCAGCAGCTGGTTGCTGCACGCACAATGGCTGATCGTCGTCTTGGCCTTGCCGAGCCGCTTCATCTCGTCCGAATTGAAGAAGATGCCGTGGGCGAGCCAGGTCCGCGCATTGAGCCAGCCGCATTGCTCGAGATAATCGAGCGGACGGCAGCCATACATCTGCTGGCAGAATCTGTTCTCGTCCTCGGTCTCGGCGAGGTGGGTGTGCAGGCGCACGTCGAGCTTGCCGGCGAGATCGGCGGTGGCGCGCATCAGCGACGTCGTCACCGAGAAGGGCGAGCACGGCGCCAGCGCGATCTGCACCATCGCATCCGCACCGCGCTGATGGTGTTTTGCCACCACGCACGCGCTGTCGGCGAGAATCGTGTCCTCGTCCTGCACGACACTGTCAGGCGGCAGGCCACCATCGCGCTGCGACAGGTTCATCGAGCCGCGCGTCAGCAGCACGCGCACGCCAAGCCGGTTTGCGACGCCGACCTCGATGTCGACGGACTCCTCGAGCCCGGCCGGGAACACGTAGTGATGATCGGTCGTGGTGGTACAACCCGACAGCAGCAGCTCGGACATCGCCACGGTAACGCCGAGCTCCAGCGATTCCGGCGTCATCCTCGCCCAGACCGGATAGAGCGCCTGGAGCCAGGGAAACAACTCGCGGTCCATCGCCGCCGGCAGCGCCCGCGTCAGCGTCTGATAGAAATGATGATGGGTGTTGATGAGGCCCGGCAGCACGACGTGCTCGCGCGCATCGAACACCGTGACATCTGCGGTCTGAGGCGTCCCGCCAGAAGGCACGAGTTCAACGATGCGACCATCCTTGATGACGATCCCGCGCCCGGCACCGTCGGCGAGAATGGCCAGGGGATCCCTGATCCAGATCGGTCTTGCGTTGTTCATGAGCCTGCTCTCCTCCGCTGACGACAGGCCTGCAGGGCAAAGGCCAGCCCGACAGCATGATCAACGCGACTTGTTGTTGCCACTTGGCTCCGGTCTTGCAAGACTTTCCCTCAGGCCAATTCAACCGGCGCAGGCGCTATCGCAGCCATGGACTTAAATACCATCACAGCGGTCAGCCATCCGCAAACGCGTTCCGCACTGCCTGTTTGGACGCCAGGCGATGCTTGGCTCGCGGGCGGCACCTGGCTGTTCTCGGAGCCGCAAGTCCACCTCACTCGACTGATCGATCTCACCGATCTGAAATGGCCGGCGTTGACGATCACCGAAAGCCATCTCAGCATCGCCGCGACCTGCACCATCTCGCAACTCGATGCGCTTACCTGCCCGGCCGACTGGCTCGCAGCACCGTTGGTCAGCCAATGCTGCCGCGCCTTCCTCGCGTCGTTCAAGATCTGGAAGACGGCGACGGTGGGCGGCAATCTCTGCATGTCGCTGCCGGCAGGACCGATGATCTCGCTCACCTCCGCCCTCGACGGTGTCTGCACCATCTGGACGGCCGGCGGCGGCAAGCAGAAGATTCCCGTCCTCGACTTCGTGACCGGCAATCAGCGTAACTGCCTCGCGCCGGGCGACTTGCTGCGGCAGATCGACATTCCGATTGCTGCGCTGAAGCGCCGCTCCGCGTTTCGCCAGATCTCGCTCGCGCCGGTCGGCCGCTCCGCGGCACTCCTGATCGGAAGCCTCGATGGCGATGGCGCGCTGAAGCTGACGGTGACCGCATCGACCGTGCGTCCCGTCCGGTTGTCGTTTCCAAGGCTGCCCGATGCGGGTGCGCTTCACGATGCGATCGGGCAGCAGATTACTGACGACATGTATCACACCGACATTCATGGCAAGCCGCTCTGGCGCAAGCACATGACGCTGCGGTTCGCCGAGGAGATCCGCGCCGAGCTCCTGGGTGCAACGCTGCGATGAGCTTCGAGGTCAATGGCACGGCATTTCCGCAGGTCCCACGCGCGGGCCAATGCCTGCGCACGTTGCTGCGCGAGCTTGGTCATTTCGGGGTGAAGAAGGGCTGTGACGCCGGCGATTGCGGCGCCTGCACCGTGCTGCTCGACGGCGAGCCCGTGCATAGCTGCCTCGTCCCCGCGTTTCGCGCGGAGGGACGCGCTATCACCACGATCGAAGGGCTCGCCGATGACCGCGGTGCGCACCCGATGCAGCAGGCCTTCCTCGACGCGCAGGGATTCCAATGCGGCTTCTGCACCGCCGGCATGATCCTCACTTGCGCTTCGCTGAACCAGGCGCAGCGCACCGATCTCGGCGCCGCGCTGAAGGGCAATATCTGCCGCTGCACGGGCTATCGCGCGATCGAGGATGCGATCCACGGCAAAACCAATGTCGAGGACAGAGTCGAGGCCGGCGGCGCGTTCGGCCGCAGCCTGCCGGCGCCGGCGGGCCCGGACGTCGTCCGCGGCACGGCGCGCTACACGTTCGACACAGAGATCGACGGCCTGCTGCACATCAAGCTGCTCCGCTCGCCGCATGCACACGCAAGGATCATCGCGATCGACAGATCCGCGGCGATGGCCGTGCCTGGCGTGCACGCAATCCTGACGCATGAGGATGCCCCTCCGGTGCTGTTCTCGACGGCGCGGCACGAGAAGGACTGGATGGACCCCGAGGACACCCGCATCCTCGACGACATTGTCCGCTTCATCGGCCAGAAGGTCGCCGCCGTCGTCGCCGAGAGTGAAGGTGCTGCCGAGGAGGCTTGCCGCCGGCTGAAGGTCGAGTACGAGATCCTTCCCGCGCTGATCGATCCGGAACAGGCGATGGCGCCGGGCGCGCCTCTCGTTCATCCCGACCGGACCACCGGAAACCGCGTCGCCGATGCCCGGCGCAACCTCGTGGCCGAGACCCATGGCGAGTTCGGTGATGTCGCCTCCGCACTCGCTACATCCGCCGTCACCTACGAGACCACCTTCCACAGCCACCGCGTGCAGCACGCGGCACTGGAGACCCATGGCGGGCTTGCCTGGCTCGATGATGCCGGCGTGCTCAACGTTCGTACCTCGACGCAGGTGCCGTTCCTGACCCGGCGCGCGCTCTCGGACATCTTCAAGCTGCCGATGGACAAGGTCCGCGTGTTCTGCGAGCACGTCGGCGGCGGTTTTGGCGGCAAGCAGGAGATGTTCGTCGAGGACATTCTCGCGCTCGCGGCGCTGAAGACAGGACGGCCGGTCAAACTCGAGCTCACCCGCGAGGAGCAGTTCATCGCGACCTCGACGCGGCATCCGATGCGGGTCCACATCAAGGCCGGCGCCGATGCCGGCGGCAAGCTCACCGCATTGCAGCTCGATGTGCTCTCCAACACCGGCGCCTACGGCAATCACGGCGGCTCGGTGATGTTCCACGCGGTCACGGAGTCCATCGCGGTCTACAACTGCCCGAACAAGCGGGTCGACGGCTTCGTCGTTTACACGAATACGGTCCCGGCCGGCGCATTTCGCGGTTATGGCCTGCCGCAGACATTGATCGCGGTGGAGGCTGCGATCGACGAGCTGGCGAAGCAGCTCGGCATCAGCCCCTACGACATGCGCCGTCGCAATATCGTCAGGCCCGGCGATCCCATGCTGTCGCCGCCGCCGTCCGACTATCACGATGTGCTCTACGGCTCCTATGGCCTCGACCAGTGCATCGACCTCGTCGAGCGCGCGATGCAGGCCGATCGGCCGCAGCCTGATCTGTCGCCGGAATGGCTGACCGGCGAGGGCATCGCGCTGACCATGATCGACACGGTGCCGCCCGCCGGTCACATCGCGGATGCGGCGATCGCGCTCAACGACGACGGCGGCTTCGAACTCACCGTCGGCACCGCCGAGTTCGGCAACGGCACCAGCACCGTGCACCGGCAGATCGCCGCAACGATCCTTGCGACCACCGTCGACAGGATCCGCCTGCGGCAGTCCGACACCGCCCATGGCGGTCACGACACTGGCGCCTATGGCAGCACCGGCACCTTCGTCGCCGGCAAGGCGACGCAGGCAGCCGCCCTGCAGCTTGCGACGGACTTGAAGGCGGCCGCCGCCAGCGCCTGGCTTTGCGATGTCGAGACTTGCACGCTCGAAGGCGAGTCCGTCGTCAACGGCGTGCGGCGAATGTCCTTTGCCGAGCTGGCGACGCTTGCGCGCGAAGCGGATCGTCCTCTCGCGGCGCAGGGCAATTCCGGCGGCACGCCGCGCTCGGTCGGCTTCAACGTGCAGGGCTTTCGCATCGCCGTGAACAAGGGCACCGGCGAGATCAAGGTTCTCAGGAGCGTGCAGGCGGCGGATGCGGGCGTCGTCGCCAATCCCATGCAGTGCCGCGGCCAGGTCGAGGGCGGCGTCGCGCAGGCGCTTGGTGCGGCGCTCTACGAGGAGATGGTGATCGACGCTGAGGGCCGCGTCACCAATCCGAAATTCCGCGACTATCATCTGCCGTCCTTCGCGGACGTACCGCGCACGGAAGTGTTGTTCGCCGTGACGTCCGATACGATCGGACCGCTTGGTGCGAAGTCGATGAGCGAGAGCCCGTACAATCCGGTCGCCGCCGCGCTCGGCAACGCAATCGCGGATGCCACCGGGATCCGCTTCACCGCGCTGCCGTTCAAGCCCGACCGGTTGTTTCCAGCCCTGCACGAGAAGTTCGGTGACTAACTCCCGCGATAGGTCGAATAGCTCCACGGCGTGACCAGCAGCGGCACGTGGTAGTGGCTCTCCGGCTCGCTGATCGCGAAGCGCAATGGGATCTCGTCGAGGAACGGCGGATCGGAGAGCTGTACGTTGCGCTCGGCGTAATATTTGGCGACGCTGAAGCGCAGCTCGTAGCGGCCGATCGGCAATGGACGTCCGCCGATCAGCGGCTGATCGGTGCGTCCGTCGGCATTGGTCACGGTGCGCGCGATGACGCGGCTCTCGCCGAGATCGGCAAGCTCGACGAGCTCGACGGGGATGCCGGGGGCGGGCTTGCCGGCGTGATTGTCCAGCACATGGGTCGAGAGCCGCCCGTGCACCTTCAACTTGTCGTCGGCGATGACGAGCTGATCCAGCCGCAGCGCCGAGATGCGGCCGATCTCCTCGATTGCGCGACGTGTCTCGGTTTTGGCAATGTTGCGCAACCGTGTCTCGAAGTCGCGCAGCACGGAATCCTTGGTGTGACGCCGCACGCAGACGATATAGGGGAAGCCGAATTTTTCGCGATAGGCGCTGTTGACGCGCTCGAACGCCGCGTACTCAGCCTCTGATAGCCGGTCGAGGCCTGCGCTGTTCTGCTCGTCGGTCGATTCCGCCGTCAGGCCCGCCGCGCGCTGGGTCTTGTTGGCGAGATCGGGATGCGCCCGGATCAGAGCTAACTGCACATCCGGCTCAGCGCTCTGGATCGCCGCCATCAGCGCGGCATGCAACTGGTTGATGCCTGCGAACGGACGGCGCGCCACGGCTTCTTGGGCAATCCAAGGCGAGTATTCGACCACGTTTTCAAGTACGGCGACGAAATCGTCGATGCTCGCTGCATTCAGATCAGACAAGGCGATCTGCGACATTGATACTCTATCCGATCTCGAAAGCGTTGTCGGCAAGACCTGCATGCTTGTCGTGCCAATGCTGCGCGATCTGGAGCCGCGTCGGCACCCAGACGCGCTCGTGCTTGCCGATATAGTCGAGGAAGCGGATCAGCCCTGCAGCGCGACCGGGCCGGCCGGCGAGACGGCAGTGCAGCCCCACCGACATCATCTTCGGCGTGGTCTCGCCTTCGGCATAGAGCACGTCGAAGGCGTCCTTCAGATAGGTGTAGAACTGCTCGCCTTCAGCAAACCCTTGCGGATTGATGAAGCGCATGTCGTTGGCATCGAGCGTATAGGGAATGATGAGCTGCTTGCCCGTCGCGCCCTTGACCCAATAGGGCAGATCGTCGGCATAGGAGTCGCAGAGATAGAGGAAGCCGCCCTCCTCCATCAAGAGACGGTTGGTGTTGATCGAGGAACGCCCGGTGTACCAGCCAAGCGGCCGCGCGCCGGTCGCCTCGGTGTGGACGCGGATCGACTCGGCAATCTCGGCGCGCTCCTGCGCTTCCGTCATATCCTTATGCTCGATCCATTTCAGGCTGTGGCTCGCGATGTCCCAGCCGGACTCCTTCATCGCGGCGACGATTTCCGGATTGCGCTTCAGCGCAGTGGCGACACCGAACACGGTGGTCGGCCACTTCCGCTCATTGAACATCCGCCACAGCCGCCAGAAGCCGGCGCGCGAACCATATTCGAACATGGATTCGATATTGGCGTGGCGCCGGCCGGGCCAGGGCTGCGCACCGAGCACGTCGGACAGGAACGCTTCCGACGCGCGGTCGCCGTGCAAAATATTGTTCTCGCCGCCTTCCTCGAAATTGACGACGAACTGCACCGCGACCCGTGCGTTCCCAGGCCATTGCGGATGCGGCGGGTTGCGACCGTAACCGCGGAGATCGCGCGGGTAGCTGTTATCAGTCACTCAGACTTCCTCGAAGCGGATCGGCAGCGCGCCCTTCCAGAGCACGCTCTTGCCCAGCGTCGCCAGATTCTCCAGGCCGGAGGTCAGCGTGATGAAATGGTTGCCGGCGAGCTGGCCCATCTTACTGGCGAAGTGCACGCCGCCATAGGCCATCAGGATCTCGGTCTCGCTGATGCCACCGGGATAGAGGATGATCTGGCCGGGCGCGGGATAGCTGGTGTGGTTCTCGTAGCCGACGCCGAAATCGAGGTCACCGAGCGGCATCCACACGCCTTCGCCGCTCCAGCGCACATGGATGATGTGGCTTTCGAACGGCAGCGCCTTGCGGAATGCGGCGACGGTCTTGGGCGCCGCCTGCTCCTCGAAGCGGGCATCGAAGGTGAAATCGCCGGCGCGGATAACGAGTTTGCTCATCTCATCTCTCTTGATCGGGGGCGTTGGCCCACGGGGAACTTTCAAGCAAAGAGCATTCCGGCGGGCTTGGCGCAAGTAGCGCCTGCCGCCTCACCTGCGGTCGTAGGACCAGCCGAAAAGGCCGCTCCGCCGCACCTCCGGTTCGGGCTCTGCGATCGGGGCAGGCGCCTCCTTCAGTTCCGCCTGCGGCGGGGGCGGAGGCGGCGCCGGCAGGCTCTCGCATTTCATGGAATAGACCAGCTTGCCGTCCGCGGTCCGGCCGATCGGTGCACAGGGATCCGGGTGCGCCGCCGAGGTTTTTGGAGTCAATTTGATCTGCGCCGCAGCCGGCGACGCGATCAAAAGCAGGACCAGCAGATATTTCGACATCGTTGTCGCGCCTAAAGCCTCGATTGGGCCCATTCAACCGGATTGCGCCGATCAAGTCCATCGGGCCCGGCGAGGCGATTGCCGAATATTTAGTCGGGACCAAAAAATTTGCTCGCTCCATCGTGAAGCGGTGTTGCTGACATTCGGCCGGACGCATCGCCATGTCAGCCGTGACGACGATGACACTTCTTACAACCGGGACGTCGTCACGGGAGAAACGACCATGCAAAAGACTCTTGCCATTCTCGGCGCCACGCTGATCACCGCCATCACCATCCAGACCGCCGCGGCGAGCGACCGCCACCACGTTCGCAAGGCGCAGCCTGCCCCCATCGCCCGGTCGGTGCGCGACTCCAACGCGGCCATGTGGCCATCGCAGCCGACCGCGCCGGACTGGTCGCGCTACGCCAACGGCGCGTTGTCGGCGCCGGCGGGACGGTGACGTTGAAGGCTTAGGTGCGGCTCCCGTCCCTCTCATGTCCCGGACGCGCTGCAACGTGTAACGCTGCTGCGCAGAGCCGGGACC
This Bradyrhizobium diazoefficiens DNA region includes the following protein-coding sequences:
- a CDS encoding 8-oxoguanine deaminase, giving the protein MNNARPIWIRDPLAILADGAGRGIVIKDGRIVELVPSGGTPQTADVTVFDAREHVVLPGLINTHHHFYQTLTRALPAAMDRELFPWLQALYPVWARMTPESLELGVTVAMSELLLSGCTTTTDHHYVFPAGLEESVDIEVGVANRLGVRVLLTRGSMNLSQRDGGLPPDSVVQDEDTILADSACVVAKHHQRGADAMVQIALAPCSPFSVTTSLMRATADLAGKLDVRLHTHLAETEDENRFCQQMYGCRPLDYLEQCGWLNARTWLAHGIFFNSDEMKRLGKAKTTISHCACSNQLLASGCCPVCEMEEAGVGIGIGVDGSASNDGSNLMQEVRAAFLLQRARYGVTKVSHKDALRWATKGSAACVGRPELGEIAVGKAADLALFKLDELRFSGHGDPLAALVLCGAHRADRVMVAGNWAVVDGAIPGLDVVELIRRHSSAARAMQAG
- a CDS encoding FAD binding domain-containing protein, coding for MDLNTITAVSHPQTRSALPVWTPGDAWLAGGTWLFSEPQVHLTRLIDLTDLKWPALTITESHLSIAATCTISQLDALTCPADWLAAPLVSQCCRAFLASFKIWKTATVGGNLCMSLPAGPMISLTSALDGVCTIWTAGGGKQKIPVLDFVTGNQRNCLAPGDLLRQIDIPIAALKRRSAFRQISLAPVGRSAALLIGSLDGDGALKLTVTASTVRPVRLSFPRLPDAGALHDAIGQQITDDMYHTDIHGKPLWRKHMTLRFAEEIRAELLGATLR
- a CDS encoding DUF3830 family protein, with the translated sequence MSKLVIRAGDFTFDARFEEQAAPKTVAAFRKALPFESHIIHVRWSGEGVWMPLGDLDFGVGYENHTSYPAPGQIILYPGGISETEILMAYGGVHFASKMGQLAGNHFITLTSGLENLATLGKSVLWKGALPIRFEEV
- a CDS encoding ABC transporter permease; this translates as MQLVLEKRAERSNTIALVSPLIAIGLTIVTMTILFLILGKNPLLALHAYFIAPLTDSYSLQEIAVKATPLVMIAIGLSLCYLANAWNIGAEGQFLIGAVAGSWIAVKTQGTDAGAWVLPAMLVLAAAAGALYALIPAICKVKFGASEILTSLMLVYVADLFLDYLVRGPWRDPNGFNFPTTAEFDPVATVPLLIEGGRLHLGSIIALLVVAAAAILLGRTIKGFEIRVVGAAPRAARFGGFNANQLIILTFAVSGALAGLAGIIEVAGPVGHLQPGISPGYGFTAIIVAFLGRLNPIGILIAGLFLALTFIGGEQAQIAMKIPLDVTKVFQGILLFYVLACDSLILYRFKLVFPNRQVARGAG
- the uraD gene encoding 2-oxo-4-hydroxy-4-carboxy-5-ureidoimidazoline decarboxylase; its protein translation is MSQIALSDLNAASIDDFVAVLENVVEYSPWIAQEAVARRPFAGINQLHAALMAAIQSAEPDVQLALIRAHPDLANKTQRAAGLTAESTDEQNSAGLDRLSEAEYAAFERVNSAYREKFGFPYIVCVRRHTKDSVLRDFETRLRNIAKTETRRAIEEIGRISALRLDQLVIADDKLKVHGRLSTHVLDNHAGKPAPGIPVELVELADLGESRVIARTVTNADGRTDQPLIGGRPLPIGRYELRFSVAKYYAERNVQLSDPPFLDEIPLRFAISEPESHYHVPLLVTPWSYSTYRGS
- a CDS encoding molybdopterin-dependent oxidoreductase, which gives rise to MSFEVNGTAFPQVPRAGQCLRTLLRELGHFGVKKGCDAGDCGACTVLLDGEPVHSCLVPAFRAEGRAITTIEGLADDRGAHPMQQAFLDAQGFQCGFCTAGMILTCASLNQAQRTDLGAALKGNICRCTGYRAIEDAIHGKTNVEDRVEAGGAFGRSLPAPAGPDVVRGTARYTFDTEIDGLLHIKLLRSPHAHARIIAIDRSAAMAVPGVHAILTHEDAPPVLFSTARHEKDWMDPEDTRILDDIVRFIGQKVAAVVAESEGAAEEACRRLKVEYEILPALIDPEQAMAPGAPLVHPDRTTGNRVADARRNLVAETHGEFGDVASALATSAVTYETTFHSHRVQHAALETHGGLAWLDDAGVLNVRTSTQVPFLTRRALSDIFKLPMDKVRVFCEHVGGGFGGKQEMFVEDILALAALKTGRPVKLELTREEQFIATSTRHPMRVHIKAGADAGGKLTALQLDVLSNTGAYGNHGGSVMFHAVTESIAVYNCPNKRVDGFVVYTNTVPAGAFRGYGLPQTLIAVEAAIDELAKQLGISPYDMRRRNIVRPGDPMLSPPPSDYHDVLYGSYGLDQCIDLVERAMQADRPQPDLSPEWLTGEGIALTMIDTVPPAGHIADAAIALNDDGGFELTVGTAEFGNGTSTVHRQIAATILATTVDRIRLRQSDTAHGGHDTGAYGSTGTFVAGKATQAAALQLATDLKAAAASAWLCDVETCTLEGESVVNGVRRMSFAELATLAREADRPLAAQGNSGGTPRSVGFNVQGFRIAVNKGTGEIKVLRSVQAADAGVVANPMQCRGQVEGGVAQALGAALYEEMVIDAEGRVTNPKFRDYHLPSFADVPRTEVLFAVTSDTIGPLGAKSMSESPYNPVAAALGNAIADATGIRFTALPFKPDRLFPALHEKFGD
- the puuE gene encoding allantoinase PuuE — its product is MTDNSYPRDLRGYGRNPPHPQWPGNARVAVQFVVNFEEGGENNILHGDRASEAFLSDVLGAQPWPGRRHANIESMFEYGSRAGFWRLWRMFNERKWPTTVFGVATALKRNPEIVAAMKESGWDIASHSLKWIEHKDMTEAQERAEIAESIRVHTEATGARPLGWYTGRSSINTNRLLMEEGGFLYLCDSYADDLPYWVKGATGKQLIIPYTLDANDMRFINPQGFAEGEQFYTYLKDAFDVLYAEGETTPKMMSVGLHCRLAGRPGRAAGLIRFLDYIGKHERVWVPTRLQIAQHWHDKHAGLADNAFEIG
- a CDS encoding BMP family ABC transporter substrate-binding protein; translation: MRKSLLALAAGLLLAGSISAASAADKLKVGFIYLGPIGDLGWTYQHELARQALVKEYGDKIETTYLENVPEGPDAERAIEQLVRAGNKLIFTTSFGYMDPTLKVAKKYPNVHFEHATGYKRDKNMSTYSSKWYQGRYIQGLIAAKMSKSGVLGYIGSFPIPEVVSGINATMLAAQTINPNIKVKIIWANTWFDPGKEADAAKALIDQGADVIMQHTDSPAAMQIASERGKFAFGQDSEMIKFGPKTQLTSILDTWAPYYIARVKAELDGTWKSEDVWGGLDSHMFAMAPYTNMPDDVKKIAEDAQAAISAGKLHPFKCPVVGQDGKEIECKGGANLADGQILGMNFYVKGIDDKLPGK
- a CDS encoding ABC transporter permease, which gives rise to MELVEAIILSVLAASTPLLIAATGELVTERSGVLNLGVEGMMIVGAACGFGGAWLTGSIFIGALLGMVAGTLMSLIFALMALGLAVNQVATGLALTILGVGLSGLIGAGFVGERITPAMHLYIPGLTDIPLIGRVLFGEDAFVYFSLALIIGVWWFLYRTRAGLILRACGDNHVSAHALGYPVLRIRTLAVMFGGACAGLAGAYLPLAYTPFFIPGMTAGRGWIALALVVFASWRPGRLVLGAYLFGAVTILQLHAQGWGVGIPSQFMSALPYLATVIVLVLLSRARTGGSTAPAALGTVFVPDR